The Medicago truncatula cultivar Jemalong A17 chromosome 7, MtrunA17r5.0-ANR, whole genome shotgun sequence genome includes the window tttaaaaaattaaataatattatatgacAAATTATACATTCtaaattcattaaatgatgtgaGAACACATGATTAAATATATGTACAAAATTCGAATACACCAactatgtatataaattaaactcaaCTTGTACATGTAAAACTCTTCCCAAACATGAtgtttttgtaccaaaaaatccTCTAACAATTTTCTGCCAATTGATATCATATGATGATTAGCACCCTTATCTATTTGGCAGAGATGTTTGTTTGTCGAAATTGAATATTGAAATTTCTTGTCTAACATCTATACATGAGCACCTACCTGCTCATTACAAAAACACGAGCATCTACCACCATCTCTATAGTTAACCAAAAATTCAAAGACAATGACCTagtcatatataataatatatgttcaagttgaatcatattgaaatattacatcaccattgttttcatttttcgtattttaatttcattttcttgtgtCCTATGCATTTGTTTGTCGAATCATATTGAATGTAACATATGATCATCAATATCACCATAGTCcaacctctaaaaaaatatcaaacaaatttcttctaaaaaattataaaaaaattaaactaaccaaAGTCCAAGATGAGGGAAGACATGGCCTGTCTAATGAGGCCAAAACTATATCAAATAAAAGAGGGATGACGTATTCACAGTCAAAAAAGTCTGCCATGATAACTATACTCATAAGATACTTACTTATAAGGTTTTGActtgtaaatataattttatttgcaaAGGGGCTGTGTAGACCAAATCTTCAATTGATAgaggcataaaaaaaaaattaattcacaacaatttgcattattttatatcaatatTATTCAATAAGTAAACTGAAAGTGATCGATATGAAAACAACAAGAACCACACTACCTATTAACACCATAAATATAGGTTCACTTTCTCACAACTATTTTAAGTGTAATCATAAGCTATCTGCTTATTTATCCTACAAGTTGGTCACTTCAAGATGAATATTTTGTTGTGGCAAACATGGGCTTTTGCTCTAATTTTATCTTCATTTATGGCTTCTGCTGCTACAGTTGAACACACTTTCTTGGTAAGATTTTAATGTGCTTAGCTTAgtgttgaatttttatttattttgtattgacTAGTCTTACTTACATGACATTTAATTCAATCAATCTTTCACTTTAACTCAATTCTTCACTTAGCTTACCCAATATAACTAATTGCAATCATTTCTCAAGGTGTATACTATTACCATGCCATAAAGTTTTGCAAGGTCGGTCTATAAGAAAGTGagatttaaaataatattctaTCTCATATCATGTGAAAAGTTAGTTTTTTACTGTTGGAAAGTGGCACGTCGTACGTGGTCAGGGTTTAATCCTCGattcatctaaaaaaattattgaaggtcaaaagtaaatattattttacacaattactattatataattttctctttatcttttgcgGGGAAGGGTTGGAGAAACTAGAACTCACCATCAAGAGTCAGAGTGAATGAGTTCCAATTTCTCTGACCTAACGCAAGGATGATCACTATATTTTCTTTTGGGACAGCAAAGTAAAATTGTCTTCTCTtgtattttttggtacaatttgtCTTCGAATTTGTATACTTAATTTCAtactattgaaattgaatgagtTGCAGGTTGAAAACAAGACTATCAAACGATTATGCAATGAACAAGTGATTGTTACAGTTAATGGACTTTACCCAGGTCCAAAGCTAGAGGTCAGAGATGGTGACTCTGTGATTGTTCATGTAATCAACAATTCACCCTACAATATAACAATTCACTGGCAAGTAATTTGAATAATATCATCTTTTTGCCAAATTTGGTTCGTCACAATTGAAAAATGTCTAGTCTCTACATGTTGATCAAATAGCTTAGTGATTagaatttcaaatgaataaATGGAGAATACATAGTTGGAACCCGGCCCTGCATATATAATACGATGTCCCTACCCCAAACTAGTAAACCCCCAAGAATTAGAATAGATACATgaacaaatatttcatttaaGTTGTAAACAAAAACAGAACACACCACCATCAAAATCCACAgaaagaattcatataaaatcTTAGCTATATATAGTTTTACTAGAGTTTTGCTATTTCTTAAGAAACTAATGTctaattgtttatgaatttttcaaCTATGTATAGGCATGGAGTGTTCCAGCTATATAGTGCATGGTCAGATGGACCTGAATATATAACACAATGTTCAATTCGTcctgaaaataaatttacataCAAATTTAATGTGACACAACAAGAAGGAACATTATGGTGGCATGCTCATGCATCAGTTGTACGTGCAACAGTTCACGGTGCCATTATCATTCAACCTCGTTCTGGTCGATTTCCATTTCCTAAACCTTACAAGGAAGTACCAATAATACTAGGTGATTGGTATGATGGAAATGTTGAGGAGATTATCCAAAAAGAACTCGAAACAGGCGATAAAATAGCATCTGATGCTTTCACTATCAACGGCTTTCCTGGCGATCTCTTCAATTGTTCAAAAAATCGTATGTTTCTATTTCGCCCTTCTCTAATTTAGTGTAAATTAGACTTGTATACTCGAATTCATGTGTTATGTGTATATAATTTGACTTATATATTTCAGAGATGTATAAGCTGAAAGTGAAGCAAGGAAAGACCTATTTGTTCCGAATGGTCAACGCTGCACTCGCTAACAATCTTTTCTTCAAGATTGCCGATCACAAATTCACAGTTGTAGCCATGGATGCCGCATACACCGAGCCCTATACCACCGATATAATCGTCATCGCGGCAGGCCAAAGCGCTGATATACTTTTCACAGCAGACCAACCAAAAGGTTCATACTACATGGCTGCATCACCTTATGTTGTTGGTGAACCAGTAGGACTCTTCGACAATTCCACAACTCGTGCCGTCGTCTTTTACGAGggttacaaaaaattaaaaacaaaacatatagtACCTTTAATGCCAGCATTACCACTTCATAACAATACACCAATAGCTCACAAATTTTTCAGCAACATAACTGGTCTTGTAGGGGGTCCTAATTGGGTCCCTGTCCCACTTGAAGTGGATGAACACATGTATATCACAATTAACATGGGTTTAGTACCTTGTCCTGTAAATGCTAAGTGTACAGGTCCACTTGGACAAAAATTTGCATCTAGCATGAACAATGAGTCA containing:
- the LOC25498652 gene encoding laccase-7, translating into MNILLWQTWAFALILSSFMASAATVEHTFLVENKTIKRLCNEQVIVTVNGLYPGPKLEVRDGDSVIVHVINNSPYNITIHWHGVFQLYSAWSDGPEYITQCSIRPENKFTYKFNVTQQEGTLWWHAHASVVRATVHGAIIIQPRSGRFPFPKPYKEVPIILGDWYDGNVEEIIQKELETGDKIASDAFTINGFPGDLFNCSKNQMYKLKVKQGKTYLFRMVNAALANNLFFKIADHKFTVVAMDAAYTEPYTTDIIVIAAGQSADILFTADQPKGSYYMAASPYVVGEPVGLFDNSTTRAVVFYEGYKKLKTKHIVPLMPALPLHNNTPIAHKFFSNITGLVGGPNWVPVPLEVDEHMYITINMGLVPCPVNAKCTGPLGQKFASSMNNESFLLPVGKGYSIMEAYFYNVSGIYTTDFPDNPPKFFDFVNPKIFLDPNVTFTPKSTKVKQFKYNSTVEIVFQNTAILNAQSHPMHLHGMNFHVLAQDFGIFNPTTDKLKYNLVNPSIRNTVAVPVGGWAAIRFRTNNPGVWFLHCHVDDHNLWGLVTAFIVENGPTPSTSLGPPPADLPKC